A stretch of Dyella sp. BiH032 DNA encodes these proteins:
- a CDS encoding DUF72 domain-containing protein, with protein sequence MPTDDLFSRASPRSDRIRVGIGGWNYAPWRKNFYPDGLPQRRELEYASRHLRAIEINGTYYGAQKPETYKRWAAETPEGFVFSLKAPRYVTEGKRLAATGKGIHGFVHGGLAEMGDRLGPILWQLPPSRPFDADDLAAFLDLLPRELDGTPLRHVLEVRHRSFVSEAYVALAREHRIPTVYTDSPDYPNLADLTGDFAYARLMRSADDIPTGYAADALDTWTDRARQWSNGEDCEALPHAAAPLAKGKPRDVFVYFISAAKHRNPAAAMALQERVDRG encoded by the coding sequence ATGCCCACCGACGACCTGTTCAGCCGTGCCAGTCCCCGCTCCGATCGCATCCGCGTCGGCATCGGCGGGTGGAACTACGCTCCCTGGCGCAAGAACTTCTATCCCGACGGCCTGCCGCAGCGCCGCGAACTGGAGTACGCCAGCCGGCATCTGCGCGCGATCGAGATCAACGGGACCTATTACGGCGCGCAGAAGCCCGAGACCTACAAGCGCTGGGCGGCGGAAACGCCGGAGGGCTTCGTGTTCTCGCTGAAGGCACCGCGCTACGTCACTGAAGGCAAGCGCCTGGCCGCCACCGGCAAGGGCATCCACGGTTTCGTGCACGGCGGCCTGGCGGAGATGGGCGACCGTCTCGGCCCGATCCTGTGGCAACTCCCACCGTCACGCCCGTTCGACGCCGACGACCTCGCCGCCTTCCTCGACCTGCTGCCGCGCGAACTCGACGGCACGCCGCTGCGGCACGTGCTGGAAGTGCGCCACCGCAGTTTCGTGAGTGAAGCCTACGTGGCGCTGGCCCGCGAGCACCGCATCCCCACCGTCTACACCGACTCTCCCGATTACCCCAACCTCGCCGACCTCACCGGCGACTTCGCCTACGCCCGCCTGATGCGCAGCGCCGACGATATACCTACCGGCTACGCCGCCGACGCACTGGACACATGGACCGACCGCGCGCGGCAGTGGTCGAACGGCGAAGACTGCGAAGCCCTTCCCCACGCCGCCGCACCGCTTGCGAAAGGCAAGCCACGCGATGTGTTCGTCTATTTCATCAGCGCGGCGAAGCACCGTAACCCTGCGGCGGCAATGGCGTTGCAGGAGCGGGTGGATCGGGGTTGA
- a CDS encoding LLM class flavin-dependent oxidoreductase produces the protein MIPFSVLDLAPVTQGSTPAQAFANSLDLARLAERLGYRRYWLAEHHNMPGIASAATAVLIGHIAGGTSTIRVGAGGIMLPNHAPLQVAEQFGTLASLYPGRIDLGLGRAPGTDQPTARALRRYYESADAFPEDVQELLAYFEPAQPGQPVRAVPGAGIDVPVWILGSSLFGARLAAALGLPYAFASHFAPDAMDEALALYRRDFRPSDRLAKPHAMLGINVVAAETDAEARRLFTTQQQSFINLRRGMPGLIPPPIDDIETYWTPTEKFGVERALACSVVGDSRSVREGLAAFIARHRPDELMVTANVFEHGLRRRSYELVAAVRDELAS, from the coding sequence ATGATTCCCTTTTCCGTACTCGATCTGGCGCCGGTGACCCAGGGCAGCACGCCGGCGCAGGCCTTCGCCAACAGTCTCGACCTGGCCCGCCTGGCCGAACGCCTGGGCTATCGCCGCTACTGGCTGGCCGAGCACCACAACATGCCGGGCATCGCCAGCGCCGCGACCGCGGTGCTGATCGGGCACATCGCCGGCGGCACCTCGACCATCCGCGTCGGCGCCGGCGGCATCATGCTGCCCAATCACGCGCCACTGCAGGTGGCGGAGCAGTTCGGCACGCTGGCTTCGCTGTATCCCGGCCGCATCGATCTCGGCCTGGGCCGTGCGCCCGGCACCGACCAGCCGACCGCGCGTGCCCTGCGTCGTTACTACGAGAGCGCGGACGCCTTTCCGGAAGACGTGCAGGAACTGCTGGCGTACTTCGAGCCGGCGCAGCCCGGCCAGCCGGTGCGCGCGGTGCCCGGAGCGGGCATCGACGTGCCGGTGTGGATCCTGGGCTCCAGCCTGTTCGGCGCGCGTCTTGCCGCCGCGCTGGGCCTGCCGTACGCCTTCGCCTCGCATTTCGCGCCGGACGCGATGGACGAGGCGCTGGCGCTGTACCGCCGCGATTTTCGGCCTTCGGACCGGTTGGCGAAGCCGCACGCGATGCTCGGCATCAATGTGGTGGCGGCGGAAACCGATGCGGAGGCGCGGCGTCTGTTCACCACGCAGCAGCAGAGCTTCATCAATCTGCGCCGCGGCATGCCAGGGTTGATCCCGCCGCCGATCGACGATATCGAAACGTATTGGACGCCGACGGAGAAGTTCGGCGTGGAACGCGCGCTGGCGTGTTCGGTGGTGGGGGATTCACGTTCGGTGCGCGAGGGCTTGGCGGCGTTTATCGCGCGGCATCGGCCGGATGAGTTGATGGTGACGGCGAATGTGTTTGAGCATGGGTTGAGGCGGCGGTCGTATGAGTTGGTGGCGGCGGTGCGCGATGAGTTGGCGTCGTAG
- a CDS encoding HDOD domain-containing protein gives MSWLRRFFAPAPARPMPRASFERPAPRPSAPPAASASPTEPSLDVLAERFQRFMLGLPDHRAEENAGETALLRRLQIVGERFDVRSLPRLPAVLPQLLHALKNDDVAGAELARLVGRDPMLVGEVMRVSRSIYYRTLHSIQSLQHAVVLLGQDGLRRVATQHMMKPILQASAGAHGLVAGQRLWDHAERCAHASAFLGRFAGCDPFEAYLAGIVCNTGTGAVIHLLSLEDVVSPETLSPIFLDGCAELGARLTLRAARHWELPGAVIQALREHAGEDASETPSPLGRTLQVAHVLSMAQLLSDHRVIDACSDLSQAWPGRFAPTQIARCQQDLQHQFGAATRA, from the coding sequence ATGTCCTGGCTGAGGCGTTTCTTCGCCCCCGCGCCCGCGCGGCCCATGCCGCGGGCTTCCTTCGAGCGCCCGGCGCCGCGGCCGTCCGCTCCGCCTGCCGCATCCGCCTCGCCCACCGAGCCATCGCTCGACGTCCTCGCCGAGCGCTTCCAGCGCTTCATGCTCGGCCTGCCGGACCATCGCGCGGAAGAGAACGCGGGCGAAACCGCCCTGCTGCGCCGGCTGCAGATCGTCGGCGAGCGCTTCGACGTGCGCAGCCTGCCCCGCCTTCCTGCCGTGCTGCCGCAACTGCTGCATGCGCTCAAGAACGACGACGTGGCCGGCGCCGAACTGGCCCGGCTGGTCGGGCGCGACCCGATGCTGGTGGGCGAAGTGATGCGGGTGAGCCGCAGCATCTACTACCGCACGCTGCATTCGATCCAGAGCCTGCAGCACGCGGTGGTCCTGCTCGGCCAGGACGGCCTGCGCCGCGTCGCCACCCAGCACATGATGAAGCCCATCCTGCAGGCCAGCGCCGGCGCGCACGGCCTGGTGGCGGGCCAGCGGCTGTGGGATCACGCGGAACGCTGCGCGCACGCAAGCGCATTCCTCGGCCGGTTCGCCGGCTGCGATCCGTTCGAGGCCTATCTCGCCGGCATCGTGTGCAATACCGGCACGGGCGCGGTGATCCACCTGCTGAGCCTGGAGGACGTCGTCTCGCCGGAAACGCTGAGCCCGATCTTCCTCGATGGCTGCGCCGAACTCGGCGCGCGCCTTACCCTCCGCGCCGCTCGCCACTGGGAGCTGCCCGGTGCGGTGATCCAGGCGCTGCGGGAACATGCCGGCGAGGATGCGTCCGAAACACCCTCCCCGCTTGGCCGGACACTGCAGGTCGCGCACGTCCTGTCCATGGCGCAGCTGCTGAGCGACCACCGCGTGATCGATGCCTGCTCCGATCTCAGCCAGGCCTGGCCGGGGCGTTTCGCGCCCACGCAGATCGCGCGCTGCCAGCAGGACCTGCAGCATCAGTTCGGCGCGGCCACGCGCGCCTGA
- a CDS encoding oxidoreductase-like domain-containing protein yields MTDRDDSRQPAGGAGPSPADPRPLKPVEPDALDCCGEGCVPCVYDLYEEALDRYKAELAAWLERHPEAPAD; encoded by the coding sequence TTGACGGATCGGGACGACAGCCGCCAGCCCGCGGGAGGCGCCGGACCGTCTCCCGCCGACCCGCGTCCGCTCAAGCCCGTCGAGCCGGATGCCCTCGACTGCTGCGGCGAAGGCTGCGTGCCCTGCGTCTACGATCTCTACGAGGAAGCGCTGGACCGCTATAAGGCCGAGCTGGCCGCATGGCTCGAACGCCATCCGGAAGCGCCCGCGGATTGA
- a CDS encoding methyltransferase: MPKTVLAALIALAWPLAAGAAPPQKPGGAMPANIAAAVADPARKADAAIDARRKGGELLAFAKIGTGQRVVDLIPGGGYFTRLFSAAVGAKGHVFAVWPSEYAQEADTDLKASKALEAQPHYKNVSVLLQPSNQFSVPQPVDVVFTSQNYHDYPDKFMGSIDPAVLNKQVFAALKPGGLYVIVDHVAEAGSGMRDTETLHRIDPAIVKKQVEAAGFVFDGESDLLRNPADPHNIKVFDKAIRGHSDQFVYRFRKPG; the protein is encoded by the coding sequence ATGCCTAAGACCGTTCTCGCTGCGTTGATCGCTCTCGCATGGCCGCTGGCGGCCGGTGCCGCCCCACCCCAGAAACCGGGCGGCGCGATGCCCGCGAACATCGCCGCCGCGGTTGCCGATCCGGCGCGCAAGGCCGACGCCGCCATCGACGCGCGCCGCAAGGGCGGCGAGCTATTGGCCTTCGCGAAGATTGGAACCGGGCAGCGCGTGGTCGACCTGATCCCCGGCGGCGGTTATTTCACCCGCCTATTCAGCGCAGCCGTCGGTGCCAAGGGGCATGTCTTTGCCGTATGGCCCAGCGAGTACGCGCAGGAAGCCGATACCGACCTCAAGGCGTCCAAGGCGCTGGAAGCGCAGCCGCACTACAAGAACGTCAGCGTGCTGCTGCAGCCGAGCAACCAGTTCAGCGTGCCGCAGCCAGTGGACGTGGTGTTCACTTCGCAGAACTACCATGACTATCCCGACAAGTTCATGGGCAGCATCGATCCGGCGGTGCTCAACAAGCAGGTGTTCGCCGCGCTCAAGCCGGGCGGCCTGTACGTGATCGTCGACCACGTGGCGGAGGCGGGCTCCGGCATGCGCGACACCGAGACGCTGCATCGCATTGATCCGGCCATCGTGAAAAAGCAGGTGGAAGCGGCTGGCTTCGTCTTCGACGGCGAGAGCGACCTGCTGCGCAACCCGGCCGATCCGCACAACATCAAAGTGTTCGACAAGGCCATCCGCGGCCACTCGGACCAGTTCGTGTACCGTTTCCGCAAACCGGGATGA
- the thpR gene encoding RNA 2',3'-cyclic phosphodiesterase, whose amino-acid sequence MPNVFDPPQLDLLGGPAGPTRVHRLFFALMPDEATRDAFSRIADALRRESPGFRARWVAPSRYHATLHFLGDHPMLREDIARAARQAGDALRAHAFDWTLDNLSTFRGREPPCVLRSDEVPRPLSELWQALREHLIRAGQGGQVSRTFTPHVTLGYSRSDMLPPRPVGPVTWRVEQLALIHSIVGQADYTTLQSWRLPG is encoded by the coding sequence ATGCCGAACGTCTTCGACCCGCCTCAGCTGGATCTCCTCGGCGGCCCCGCCGGGCCGACGCGGGTCCATCGCCTGTTCTTCGCACTGATGCCGGACGAGGCGACCCGGGACGCCTTCTCGCGCATCGCCGATGCGCTCAGGCGCGAATCGCCGGGATTCCGCGCGCGCTGGGTGGCACCGTCGCGCTACCACGCCACCCTGCATTTCCTGGGCGACCATCCGATGCTGCGCGAGGACATCGCGCGCGCCGCGCGGCAGGCCGGCGATGCGCTGCGCGCCCACGCCTTCGACTGGACGCTCGACAACCTGTCCACCTTCCGCGGCCGCGAGCCGCCATGCGTCCTGCGCTCGGACGAGGTGCCGAGGCCGCTGAGCGAGCTATGGCAGGCGTTGCGCGAGCACCTGATCCGCGCCGGGCAGGGCGGGCAGGTGTCGCGCACGTTCACGCCGCACGTCACGCTCGGCTACAGCCGCAGCGACATGCTGCCGCCGCGGCCGGTCGGGCCGGTGACGTGGCGCGTGGAGCAACTGGCGCTGATCCACAGCATCGTCGGCCAGGCCGATTACACGACACTGCAAAGTTGGCGGCTCCCGGGTTGA